The following proteins come from a genomic window of Neptunomonas concharum:
- the rpe gene encoding ribulose-phosphate 3-epimerase, protein MSDFKIAPSILSADFARLGAEVDAVLEAGADIVHFDVMDNHYVPNLTIGPMVCKALRNYGITAPIDVHLMVKPVDRLIGDFIEAGATYITFHPEASEHIDRSLQMIKDAGCLSGLVFNPATPLHHLEYVLDKVDMVLLMSVNPGFGGQSFIPGTLNKLKEARKMIAQSGRDIRLEVDGGVGIANIAEIAAAGADTFVAGSAIFNTSDYAATIQAMRAELAKVGSAVC, encoded by the coding sequence ATGTCTGATTTTAAAATTGCCCCTTCTATTCTTTCAGCAGACTTTGCCCGGCTAGGCGCTGAGGTCGACGCTGTTCTCGAAGCAGGCGCCGATATTGTACATTTCGATGTGATGGATAATCACTATGTACCGAATCTAACCATTGGCCCTATGGTGTGCAAAGCGCTGAGAAATTATGGCATAACCGCACCCATTGATGTGCATTTGATGGTAAAGCCGGTTGATCGTTTGATAGGGGACTTTATCGAAGCTGGGGCTACCTATATTACCTTTCACCCTGAAGCGTCCGAGCATATTGATCGCTCTTTGCAGATGATTAAAGACGCCGGTTGTTTATCAGGGTTGGTATTTAACCCTGCCACACCATTGCACCACCTTGAGTATGTGCTTGATAAAGTGGATATGGTTCTCTTGATGTCCGTTAACCCAGGATTTGGTGGGCAATCGTTTATTCCAGGGACGTTAAATAAACTCAAAGAAGCTCGTAAAATGATTGCCCAGAGTGGCCGTGATATCCGTCTAGAAGTGGACGGTGGTGTGGGCATCGCGAATATTGCTGAAATTGCAGCCGCAGGAGCGGATACGTTTGTAGCAGGGTCTGCGATTTTTAATACCTCTGATTATGCGGCAACGATTCAGGCGATGCGTGCAGAGTTAGCAAAAGTGGGTTCAGCTGTGTGCTAA
- a CDS encoding phosphoglycolate phosphatase: MLIRRYFNGGLPRLVIFDLDGTLVDSVPDLALAIDLMLEALDLPLAGQERVRCWVGNGAQMLVQRALKAMSSNEAIAFDRAFELFLHHYRDNLSCKSALYLGVNRALERCAELDIPMAVVTNKPIAFTHPLLSHLQIDGFFRDVLGGDSLSKKKPDPMPLLVLMDKYGLAPTEVLMVGDSVNDVRAARNAGCPVIAVPYGYNHGEDIKLSEPDDVVERLDLLF; encoded by the coding sequence GTGCTAATTCGGCGCTACTTTAATGGCGGCTTGCCCCGCTTAGTGATCTTTGATCTGGATGGAACGCTGGTGGATAGCGTTCCTGATCTTGCTTTAGCGATCGACCTAATGCTCGAAGCATTGGATTTGCCGTTAGCAGGGCAGGAGCGGGTCAGGTGTTGGGTAGGCAATGGTGCTCAGATGCTGGTTCAGCGTGCATTAAAAGCGATGTCCTCTAACGAGGCTATTGCTTTTGATCGGGCCTTTGAGCTTTTTCTGCACCACTATCGGGATAATTTATCATGCAAAAGTGCGTTATATCTCGGTGTTAATCGTGCCTTAGAGCGGTGTGCTGAACTCGACATTCCGATGGCGGTTGTGACGAATAAACCCATCGCGTTTACTCACCCATTGCTGTCGCATCTGCAAATAGATGGCTTCTTTCGTGACGTTTTAGGCGGTGATTCATTGTCGAAGAAAAAGCCTGATCCTATGCCGTTACTGGTTCTGATGGATAAATATGGTCTCGCGCCTACAGAAGTGTTGATGGTGGGAGACTCTGTCAATGATGTACGCGCTGCTAGAAACGCGGGTTGTCCGGTGATTGCGGTTCCTTATGGTTACAATCATGGTGAAGATATCAAGTTATCGGAGCCGGATGATGTTGTGGAACGTTTGGATCTGTTGTTTTAA
- a CDS encoding acyl carrier protein has translation MVTLDQVKQIIGEVLQLGSRIDEFDADTPLLGSVPEFDSMAVVMVLTALEDNFGMAVDDDEISAEVFETVGSLYQFVNEKVAA, from the coding sequence GTGGTAACGCTGGATCAGGTTAAGCAGATTATCGGCGAAGTTTTGCAGCTGGGTAGTCGGATTGATGAATTTGATGCGGATACGCCGTTGCTTGGTAGTGTACCGGAGTTTGATTCGATGGCTGTTGTCATGGTGCTGACTGCACTAGAAGATAACTTTGGCATGGCTGTGGATGACGATGAGATCAGTGCAGAAGTATTTGAAACCGTTGGATCTCTGTACCAGTTCGTAAACGAGAAGGTAGCCGCCTAA
- a CDS encoding pyridoxal-dependent decarboxylase, exosortase A system-associated has protein sequence MKTKLQHAPMTAFPIIDGEIYAGGHPISRLALRAGQTPFYVYDRHIMTEKVKQLREHFPSSLELHYAIKANPMPAVVQHLSQLTDGLDVASMAELQVALHSGANPAHISFAGPGKTDKELTCALAAGVVINMESESEMERIAAIGQASDLEPHVAIRINPDFELKTSGMKMGGGPKAFGVDAERVPAMIQRCLQLGLNLKGFHIFCGSQNLRADAIIEAHNNTFELAYRILQESGVQLEWLNIGGGLGIPYFPGEAPLDLSPIADNLTRLMGIAEEKIPDTRIIMELGRFLVGESGLYVSKVIDRKLSRGANFVITDGGLHHHLAASGNFGQVIRKNYPVTIANKADLPPQSTTHIVGPLCTPLDIIADSVELPEVAVGDLIAVYQSGAYGFTASPRDFLSHPHPVEILV, from the coding sequence ATGAAAACAAAATTGCAACATGCACCAATGACAGCCTTCCCCATTATTGATGGCGAAATCTATGCGGGTGGCCACCCCATCAGTCGGCTCGCCCTGCGCGCAGGGCAAACACCTTTTTATGTATATGACCGGCACATCATGACAGAGAAGGTTAAACAGCTCAGGGAACATTTCCCAAGCAGCCTAGAGCTTCACTACGCCATCAAGGCCAATCCAATGCCTGCGGTTGTACAGCACCTATCCCAACTAACCGATGGATTAGATGTAGCCTCAATGGCCGAGTTACAGGTTGCATTACACTCAGGTGCAAACCCAGCACATATAAGCTTTGCAGGCCCCGGCAAAACAGATAAAGAACTCACGTGCGCCCTTGCTGCTGGTGTAGTCATTAATATGGAATCTGAGTCAGAAATGGAGCGCATTGCCGCTATTGGGCAAGCATCTGATCTTGAACCTCATGTAGCCATTCGTATTAACCCCGATTTTGAATTAAAAACATCAGGTATGAAAATGGGCGGTGGTCCCAAGGCGTTTGGCGTGGATGCCGAGCGCGTGCCTGCAATGATTCAACGCTGTTTACAGCTCGGCCTGAACCTTAAAGGTTTTCATATTTTTTGTGGCTCCCAAAACCTCCGCGCAGACGCCATCATAGAAGCCCACAACAATACGTTTGAGCTTGCCTATCGGATACTACAAGAATCCGGCGTTCAGCTTGAGTGGTTAAATATTGGTGGTGGGCTAGGTATCCCCTATTTTCCCGGCGAAGCCCCCCTTGATCTATCACCTATCGCTGATAACCTTACTCGTCTCATGGGCATCGCCGAAGAGAAAATCCCTGATACACGCATCATCATGGAACTGGGACGCTTCTTGGTTGGTGAATCCGGGCTCTATGTCAGCAAAGTAATTGATCGCAAGCTTTCCCGAGGTGCTAACTTCGTAATTACAGATGGAGGCTTGCACCATCACTTAGCAGCCTCAGGCAACTTCGGCCAAGTGATTCGTAAAAATTACCCCGTTACTATCGCAAATAAGGCAGACTTACCGCCCCAAAGCACCACACATATTGTCGGGCCGCTCTGCACACCTTTGGATATTATCGCCGACAGCGTGGAGCTACCTGAGGTAGCCGTGGGGGACTTAATTGCGGTTTATCAGTCAGGGGCGTACGGCTTTACAGCAAGCCCCCGTGATTTCTTGAGCCATCCACATCCTGTGGAAATACTTGTGTAG
- a CDS encoding acyl-CoA ligase (AMP-forming), exosortase A system-associated, which translates to MSELIGDLILKQAASTPSATAILYKEQTVTYEALLQQAFSFKTLVEDLGVTKGERVAIYLPKVPETVFSIFGAALAGTVFVPINPLLKPQQVAYILKDCNVRALVTSQDRLKLLSDCLADCHDLRSVIVTGKKPLDNQTTVHVEPWRDEPVVPPLNFKTTRIDKDIAAILYTSGSTGNPKGVVLSHHNLIAGAKSVSSYLENTDADRLLAVMPFSFDYGLSQLTTAFHVGASVVLMDYLLPRDVIRAVEKYQITGLAAVPPLWTQLADLEWPSATVHSLRYLTNTGGAMPIATTKKLTAALPDTKIFLMYGLTEAFRSTYLPPEQVHIRPDSMGKAIPNAVVLVLREDGSECAPGEPGELVHRGALVSMGYWNDPVKTAERFKPIPGYNPEVPLTDYAVWSGDQVKKDEEGYLYFISRKDEMIKTSGYRVSPTEIEEVLYASQLVSEVAALGIQHPVLGQAIVLIAVTNTPDAQSIILKHCQKELPNFMLPKQIIFVDKLPRNPNGKIDRKQLGALYSDLFLEA; encoded by the coding sequence ATGTCGGAATTGATTGGCGACCTGATTCTCAAACAAGCAGCCTCGACTCCCAGCGCCACGGCTATTCTCTACAAGGAGCAAACCGTTACCTATGAAGCGCTGCTCCAACAGGCCTTTAGCTTCAAAACCCTCGTGGAGGATTTAGGTGTCACCAAAGGCGAACGTGTTGCCATCTATCTGCCTAAAGTCCCTGAAACCGTATTCTCTATTTTTGGCGCAGCGCTTGCCGGAACAGTGTTTGTGCCCATCAATCCTTTATTGAAGCCCCAACAGGTGGCCTATATATTAAAGGATTGCAATGTAAGAGCCTTAGTGACTTCACAAGACCGCCTGAAGCTACTTTCCGATTGCTTAGCCGATTGCCACGACCTGAGAAGCGTTATAGTCACAGGTAAAAAGCCGCTGGATAACCAAACAACTGTACACGTCGAGCCTTGGAGAGATGAGCCGGTCGTACCACCTCTTAACTTCAAAACGACTCGAATCGACAAAGATATCGCAGCGATTCTCTACACCTCTGGCAGCACCGGTAATCCTAAGGGCGTTGTTCTTTCACACCACAATTTAATCGCTGGTGCAAAAAGCGTGTCCAGTTACCTGGAAAATACGGATGCTGATCGCCTGTTAGCGGTCATGCCGTTCAGCTTTGACTATGGCCTTAGCCAACTGACAACCGCTTTTCATGTCGGCGCCTCCGTTGTGTTAATGGATTATTTGTTACCCCGCGATGTTATTCGTGCCGTCGAAAAGTACCAAATCACCGGTTTAGCGGCGGTACCACCTTTATGGACTCAACTGGCTGATCTTGAATGGCCAAGTGCCACTGTGCATTCGCTTCGTTATTTGACCAATACCGGCGGTGCCATGCCGATAGCCACGACCAAAAAGCTGACCGCAGCACTTCCCGATACAAAAATATTTCTTATGTACGGTTTAACTGAGGCGTTCCGTTCCACCTACTTACCGCCTGAGCAAGTTCATATACGCCCCGACTCGATGGGTAAAGCAATCCCTAATGCTGTAGTACTGGTACTACGGGAAGATGGTAGCGAGTGTGCACCCGGCGAGCCCGGCGAATTAGTCCACCGGGGTGCATTGGTTTCTATGGGGTACTGGAATGATCCCGTTAAAACCGCAGAACGCTTTAAACCCATTCCTGGGTACAACCCAGAAGTACCTTTGACAGACTATGCGGTTTGGTCTGGGGATCAAGTTAAAAAGGATGAAGAAGGTTATCTCTATTTCATTAGTCGTAAAGATGAGATGATTAAAACCTCAGGTTATCGGGTCAGCCCAACCGAAATCGAAGAGGTATTGTATGCATCCCAGCTAGTCAGCGAGGTCGCCGCATTAGGCATTCAACACCCTGTACTGGGTCAGGCGATTGTGCTCATCGCGGTAACCAACACTCCTGATGCGCAAAGCATCATCTTGAAACATTGTCAGAAAGAGCTGCCCAACTTCATGCTACCTAAACAAATTATTTTTGTTGATAAACTACCACGCAACCCAAACGGCAAGATCGACCGCAAACAACTCGGCGCTCTCTATAGCGACCTATTCCTAGAGGCCTAA
- a CDS encoding SDR family oxidoreductase has product MSAYENLKSRLSQQSHTWLVTGVAGFIGSHLLEELLLLGQTVVGMDNFSTGRQINLDEVEQRVGPEAWQRFTLHRKDIRHPEDCSAVVAGVDYVLHQAALGSVPRSIDDPLTSHESNINGFLNMLIAARDANVKRFVYAASSSTYGDHPGLPKVEDVIGKPLSPYAVTKYVNELYADVFARTYGLEAIGLRYFNVFGPRQDPQGAYAAVIPRWCAQLFEAQACRINGDGETSRDFCFVKNAVQVNLLAATTQNEAAINQIYNVALGDRTSLNELYQGLKKRITPYAPALAGIEPEYADFRGGDVRHSQADISKAKSLLGYEPSHRIDAGLEETVLWFAAQQLQSNV; this is encoded by the coding sequence ATGTCTGCTTATGAAAATTTAAAGTCTCGGTTGAGTCAGCAGTCGCACACGTGGTTGGTAACAGGTGTTGCAGGTTTTATTGGTTCACACCTGCTAGAAGAACTGCTATTACTCGGGCAGACTGTGGTTGGGATGGATAACTTCTCAACGGGTCGGCAGATCAATCTTGATGAGGTAGAGCAGAGAGTTGGCCCAGAAGCATGGCAGCGTTTTACTCTCCACAGGAAAGATATTCGACATCCAGAAGACTGTAGCGCGGTTGTCGCAGGCGTTGACTATGTACTTCATCAAGCAGCATTAGGTAGCGTGCCTCGTTCAATAGATGACCCGTTAACCAGCCATGAGTCTAATATCAACGGCTTTCTGAATATGTTGATCGCTGCCCGAGATGCCAACGTAAAGCGCTTTGTTTATGCGGCATCTTCTTCAACTTATGGTGACCACCCAGGCTTGCCGAAGGTCGAGGATGTTATCGGTAAGCCGCTTTCCCCGTATGCGGTCACGAAATACGTAAATGAATTATATGCTGATGTTTTTGCCCGTACCTACGGTTTAGAGGCGATTGGTCTGCGTTACTTTAATGTCTTTGGTCCAAGACAAGACCCGCAAGGTGCTTACGCTGCGGTTATTCCTCGATGGTGTGCACAGTTGTTTGAAGCGCAAGCTTGTCGCATCAACGGTGATGGCGAAACCTCTCGGGATTTTTGTTTCGTGAAAAATGCTGTGCAGGTGAATCTTCTGGCAGCAACTACGCAGAACGAGGCGGCAATTAACCAGATTTACAATGTTGCCCTAGGGGATCGAACCAGCTTGAATGAGCTTTATCAAGGACTTAAAAAGCGGATTACGCCATATGCGCCAGCGCTTGCCGGCATAGAGCCTGAATATGCAGATTTTCGTGGTGGTGACGTGAGGCACTCTCAAGCAGACATTAGTAAAGCGAAGTCGCTGTTAGGGTATGAGCCTTCTCACCGTATCGATGCGGGGTTAGAAGAAACAGTCTTATGGTTTGCTGCTCAGCAGTTGCAGTCAAACGTTTAA
- a CDS encoding nucleotide sugar dehydrogenase, with protein sequence MKKIAVVGLGYVGLPLAVAFGKRIPTIGFDLDENKLSNYRKGVDPSGEVEPEGLAAAAGLEYTSDPARLKDASMIIVAVPTPIDQARRPDLTPLERACKTVGANLSAGTIVIFESTVYPGCTEEVCVPILEAESGLKWAGNESSSSVPANNGFYIGYSPERINPGDKVNRLETIVKIVAGDTAQTLEKVAELYERVVDAGVHRAASVKVAEAAKVIENTQRDLNIALMNELSLIFHKLGIDTLDVLEAAGTKWNFLPFRPGLVGGHCIGVDPYYLTYKAETAGHHPQVILAGRQINDGMGKYLAEQTVKNLIQRGKQVNGAKVVILGLTFKEDCPDLRNSRVEDIINELQSYCCDVVVHDPIAKADEAMHEYGVQLQDWAQLPQADAVILAVAHQFYRSLSVSDFTPLLTENGILMDVKSILDREAFMAADIDLWRL encoded by the coding sequence ATGAAAAAAATCGCAGTGGTAGGGTTGGGGTATGTTGGTTTGCCACTGGCAGTCGCTTTCGGAAAACGTATACCAACCATCGGTTTTGATCTGGACGAAAATAAGCTGTCAAATTACCGTAAAGGGGTCGACCCCAGTGGCGAGGTCGAGCCAGAAGGGCTGGCAGCGGCTGCGGGCTTGGAATACACCAGTGACCCTGCCAGACTAAAAGATGCCTCGATGATCATCGTTGCAGTACCCACGCCTATTGATCAGGCACGACGTCCGGACTTAACGCCATTAGAGCGCGCCTGCAAAACCGTGGGGGCTAACCTGTCAGCAGGTACTATCGTAATCTTTGAATCGACAGTTTATCCAGGATGCACAGAAGAGGTTTGCGTGCCTATTTTAGAGGCTGAGTCAGGCCTGAAGTGGGCCGGCAATGAATCTTCTTCATCCGTCCCAGCTAATAATGGCTTCTATATAGGCTATTCGCCTGAGCGTATTAATCCCGGTGATAAGGTTAACCGCCTAGAGACGATAGTTAAAATTGTGGCAGGAGATACCGCGCAGACGCTTGAAAAAGTGGCAGAGCTCTATGAGCGAGTAGTCGATGCCGGGGTTCATCGAGCAGCGTCTGTAAAAGTCGCCGAAGCGGCAAAAGTAATAGAAAATACTCAGCGCGATTTAAATATCGCGCTAATGAATGAGCTATCCCTCATTTTCCACAAGCTAGGAATAGACACGTTGGATGTGTTGGAAGCTGCAGGGACTAAGTGGAATTTCTTGCCGTTCAGACCTGGCCTTGTGGGCGGTCACTGCATAGGTGTTGATCCTTACTACCTTACTTATAAAGCGGAAACCGCGGGGCACCATCCTCAGGTGATACTCGCAGGGCGGCAGATTAATGATGGCATGGGTAAATACCTTGCCGAGCAAACCGTAAAAAACTTGATTCAAAGAGGTAAACAGGTCAATGGTGCAAAGGTGGTTATCCTAGGTTTAACCTTTAAAGAAGACTGCCCGGACCTGCGTAATTCTCGCGTGGAAGATATTATTAACGAACTGCAAAGCTATTGTTGTGATGTGGTTGTCCATGACCCTATAGCAAAGGCTGACGAGGCGATGCATGAGTATGGTGTGCAGCTTCAGGATTGGGCGCAATTGCCGCAAGCAGATGCTGTAATTCTTGCGGTTGCGCATCAGTTCTATCGGTCGCTTTCGGTATCGGATTTTACGCCATTATTGACTGAAAACGGCATTCTAATGGATGTTAAATCGATATTAGATCGAGAAGCATTTATGGCGGCAGATATAGATCTTTGGCGCTTATGA
- a CDS encoding anthranilate synthase component II — protein MLLMIDNFDSFTFNVVQYFKELGADVHVVRNNELSVDQLVHMAPSHLVISPGPCTPEVAGISIEAVRHFSGKIPVLGICLGHQTIGQVFGGMIVRAGKVMHGKNSWVHHEGKGVFEGLNNPLDVTRYHSLVIDKETLPDCLEVTAWTLNEAGEPDEIMGVRHKTYDVEGIQFHPEAILTEQGHELFSNFLQRGVK, from the coding sequence ATGCTGTTAATGATCGATAACTTTGATTCGTTTACCTTTAACGTCGTTCAGTACTTTAAAGAGCTTGGGGCGGATGTACATGTTGTGAGAAATAACGAACTATCTGTTGATCAACTGGTACACATGGCCCCTTCTCATTTAGTTATCTCTCCGGGTCCGTGTACGCCAGAAGTGGCGGGTATCTCTATTGAAGCCGTTCGCCACTTTTCAGGCAAAATTCCTGTGTTAGGTATTTGCTTGGGGCATCAGACTATCGGTCAGGTGTTTGGTGGTATGATTGTGCGAGCAGGTAAAGTGATGCATGGGAAAAACTCTTGGGTGCATCATGAGGGCAAAGGAGTATTCGAAGGTCTAAACAACCCTCTAGATGTTACACGCTATCATTCTTTAGTGATTGATAAGGAGACGTTGCCCGACTGTTTAGAGGTAACCGCATGGACGTTAAATGAAGCTGGTGAGCCTGATGAGATCATGGGCGTGCGACATAAAACGTATGATGTTGAGGGCATTCAGTTTCACCCAGAAGCTATTTTGACAGAGCAGGGACATGAACTCTTTTCGAATTTCCTGCAACGCGGCGTTAAGTAA
- the trpD gene encoding anthranilate phosphoribosyltransferase, giving the protein MDIKQALAAIVGGQNLSIDEMQSVMHQIMSGQATDAQIGGLLIALRMKGETVDEITAAAQVMRELAVPVAISSSNAVDIVGTGGDGSNLFNVSSACAFVVAAAGGVVAKHGNRSVSSSSGSADLLEASGVNLVLSPEHVARCIDEVGVGFMFAPQHHSAMKYAIGPRKEMALRTIFNVLGPLTNPAGVKHYLLGVFDRSLCRPLAEALKALGAKHAMVVHSADGLDEISLAGDTFVAELKEGEVVEYVLTPEKAGLSSQSLDGLQVSGSLESLAMIESAFAGKHEKAIDMIALNAGAALYVADLEATLAAGVARAKSAILDGSATNKMKQLAAFSQGLKE; this is encoded by the coding sequence ATGGACATTAAACAGGCTTTGGCTGCAATTGTTGGGGGCCAAAATCTTTCTATAGACGAGATGCAGAGCGTCATGCATCAGATAATGTCCGGGCAGGCAACAGACGCTCAAATAGGAGGTTTGCTGATCGCCTTACGGATGAAAGGCGAGACGGTTGATGAAATAACAGCCGCCGCGCAAGTTATGCGTGAACTGGCAGTGCCTGTAGCGATTTCGTCCAGTAATGCGGTAGATATTGTAGGGACGGGAGGAGATGGCTCCAACTTGTTTAATGTCTCCTCTGCTTGCGCATTTGTTGTAGCAGCTGCAGGTGGTGTTGTCGCTAAGCATGGTAATCGCTCGGTATCATCAAGCTCGGGTTCAGCTGATCTGTTAGAAGCTAGCGGTGTTAATTTGGTGTTGAGTCCAGAGCATGTTGCTCGCTGCATTGATGAAGTCGGTGTTGGCTTTATGTTTGCCCCACAGCATCATAGCGCCATGAAGTACGCGATTGGGCCTCGCAAAGAGATGGCGTTACGTACTATTTTTAATGTCTTAGGGCCTCTTACCAACCCAGCCGGTGTAAAGCATTACTTATTGGGTGTGTTTGACCGATCGCTTTGCCGACCTTTGGCAGAGGCTTTGAAAGCCTTGGGAGCGAAGCACGCAATGGTAGTGCATTCAGCAGACGGGCTGGATGAAATCAGTTTAGCGGGTGATACCTTCGTTGCTGAATTAAAAGAGGGTGAGGTGGTCGAATATGTCCTGACACCAGAAAAAGCAGGCTTAAGCAGCCAATCTTTGGATGGTTTACAGGTTAGCGGCTCATTAGAAAGTTTAGCTATGATTGAGTCTGCTTTTGCTGGAAAGCATGAGAAAGCGATCGATATGATTGCCTTGAATGCGGGCGCGGCGTTATATGTGGCCGATCTTGAAGCGACCTTGGCGGCTGGTGTAGCTAGAGCAAAGAGTGCTATTTTAGATGGATCTGCGACCAACAAAATGAAACAGTTAGCGGCCTTTAGCCAAGGATTGAAAGAGTAA
- the trpC gene encoding indole-3-glycerol phosphate synthase TrpC — MSDTPTILRKILARKFEEVAERSTSKTLADLEQAIKRQSANSEMSPRGFTNVMAHSIAGGLPAVIAEIKKASPSKGLLRDPFIPADIARSYQAGGASCLSVLTDADFFQGHETYLKQARAACSLPVIRKDFIVDPYQIFEARSIGADCILLIVSALEDAQMSELNDLAHKLGMDVLVEVHGGDELERALKLNNRLIGINNRNLHTFEVSLDNTFELLKFIPENRIVVTESGIHTRDDVQAMKDRQVFSFLVGETFMRAEDPGAKLKELFV; from the coding sequence ATGTCAGATACCCCAACTATACTTAGAAAAATTCTTGCGCGTAAATTTGAAGAAGTTGCAGAGCGCTCGACTTCAAAGACGCTAGCCGACTTGGAACAGGCGATTAAACGACAATCAGCTAACTCAGAAATGAGTCCACGTGGTTTTACCAACGTTATGGCTCATTCTATTGCGGGTGGCCTGCCTGCGGTGATTGCTGAGATTAAAAAAGCCAGCCCTTCGAAGGGGCTACTGCGTGATCCTTTCATTCCTGCGGATATCGCACGTTCATACCAAGCGGGCGGTGCGAGCTGTTTATCCGTGTTGACCGATGCGGACTTTTTCCAAGGTCACGAAACCTATTTGAAGCAAGCGCGTGCGGCGTGTTCGTTACCGGTGATTCGTAAAGATTTTATTGTTGACCCTTATCAGATTTTTGAAGCGCGTAGTATTGGGGCTGACTGCATCTTACTCATTGTGTCAGCGTTAGAAGATGCGCAAATGAGTGAGTTAAACGATTTAGCTCATAAACTTGGGATGGATGTACTGGTTGAGGTGCATGGTGGAGATGAGCTGGAAAGGGCGTTGAAATTGAATAATCGCCTTATTGGCATCAATAATCGTAATCTACACACCTTTGAAGTGAGCTTAGACAACACCTTTGAGTTGCTAAAATTTATACCGGAAAATCGTATTGTTGTAACAGAAAGTGGAATACATACCCGTGATGATGTTCAGGCAATGAAAGATCGCCAGGTATTTAGCTTCCTTGTTGGTGAAACCTTTATGCGTGCCGAAGACCCAGGTGCCAAGCTCAAAGAATTATTTGTTTAA
- a CDS encoding OsmC family protein has translation MNAQVKWDGDVRFQGTTGSGFNITIDGELKQGPRPMELMLLGLGGCTSYDVIGILKKTRQDVVDCVAEISAERADAIPAVFTKIHVKFIVSGRGLKEKHVEKAVKLSAEQYCSASLMLEKGGVEITHSYEIREVE, from the coding sequence ATGAATGCGCAGGTAAAGTGGGATGGTGATGTACGTTTTCAGGGAACTACCGGTTCGGGCTTCAATATCACTATTGATGGTGAACTAAAGCAGGGGCCTCGTCCTATGGAGCTGATGCTATTAGGATTGGGTGGTTGCACAAGTTATGACGTGATCGGCATATTAAAGAAAACACGACAAGATGTTGTTGATTGTGTTGCTGAGATCTCTGCTGAGCGTGCTGATGCTATTCCAGCAGTTTTTACTAAGATCCATGTGAAGTTTATTGTCAGCGGCCGTGGTCTCAAGGAAAAGCATGTCGAGAAGGCTGTTAAGTTATCAGCTGAACAATATTGCTCAGCTTCATTGATGTTGGAAAAAGGTGGGGTAGAAATTACCCACAGCTATGAAATACGCGAAGTAGAATAG
- the rpsF gene encoding 30S ribosomal protein S6: MRHYEIVFMVHPNQSEQVPAMVERYTNAIEGANGKIHRLEDWGRRQLAYPINNAHKAHYVLMNIECAQETLDELENMFRYNDAVLRNLMIRRKEAVTEVSPIKAAEAREERKPRREEPRQEEKPAAEEASTEEATAE, translated from the coding sequence ATGCGTCATTACGAAATCGTGTTCATGGTTCACCCGAACCAGAGCGAGCAAGTACCTGCAATGGTAGAGCGTTATACCAATGCAATCGAAGGTGCTAACGGTAAAATCCACCGTCTGGAAGATTGGGGCCGTCGTCAACTGGCTTACCCAATTAACAACGCACACAAAGCACACTACGTCCTAATGAACATTGAGTGCGCCCAGGAAACTCTGGACGAACTGGAAAATATGTTCCGTTATAACGACGCAGTACTGCGCAACTTGATGATTCGTCGTAAAGAAGCAGTGACTGAAGTGTCTCCAATTAAAGCAGCTGAAGCACGTGAAGAGCGTAAGCCTCGCCGTGAAGAGCCGCGCCAGGAAGAAAAGCCTGCGGCTGAAGAAGCATCTACTGAAGAAGCTACTGCTGAGTAA
- the rpsR gene encoding 30S ribosomal protein S18, with the protein MARFFRRRKFCRFSAEGVKEIDYKDLDVLKGYITETGKIVPSRITGTKARYQRQLATAIKRARYLALLPYTDNHL; encoded by the coding sequence ATGGCTCGTTTTTTTCGTCGCCGCAAGTTCTGCCGTTTCTCGGCTGAAGGTGTTAAAGAGATCGATTACAAAGATCTGGATGTACTGAAAGGCTACATCACTGAAACAGGTAAAATCGTACCAAGCCGTATCACTGGTACTAAAGCGCGTTACCAGCGTCAGCTGGCTACTGCTATCAAGCGTGCACGTTACTTGGCACTGCTACCTTACACTGATAACCACCTGTAA